One stretch of Camelus bactrianus isolate YW-2024 breed Bactrian camel chromosome 19, ASM4877302v1, whole genome shotgun sequence DNA includes these proteins:
- the SGK2 gene encoding serine/threonine-protein kinase Sgk2 — MDSSPAGTPSPQPPRANGNINLGPSANPNARPTDFDFLKIIGKGNYGKVLLAKRKSDGTFYAVKVLQKKSILKKKEQSHIMAERSVLLKNVRHPFLVGLRYSFQTPEKLYFVLDYVNGGELFFHLQREHRFLEPRARFYAAEVASAIGYLHSLNIIYRDLKPENILLDCQGHVVLTDFGLCKEGVEPEETTSTFCGTPEYLAPEVLRKEPYDRAVDWWCLGAVLYEMLHGLPPFYSQDLSQMYENILHQPLQIPGGRTVAACDLLQALLHKDQRQRLGSKTDFLEIKSHVFFSPINWDDLYHKRLTPPFNPNVAGPADLKHFDPEFTQEAVSKSIGCTPDTVASSSGASSAFLGFSYAPEDDAILDC, encoded by the exons ATGGACTCTAGCCCAGCTGGGACCCCCAGTCCGCAG CCCCCAAGGGCCAATGGGAATATCAACCTGGGGCCTTCTGCCAACCCAAA tgCCCGGCCCACCGACTTCGATTTCCTCAAAATCATTGGCAAAGGAAACTACGGGAAG GTCCTACTGGCCAAGCGCAAGTCTGACGGGACGTTCTATGCAGTGAAGGTGCTGCAGAAAAAATCCATCTTAAAGAAGAAAGAG CAAAGCCACATCATGGCGGAGCGCAGCGTGCTCCTGAAGAACGTGCGGCACCCCTTCCTCGTGGGCCTGCGCTACTCCTTCCAGACGCCCGAGAAGCTCTACTTTGTGCTCGACTATGTCAAcgggggagag ctcTTCTTCCACCTGCAGCGGGAGCACCGGTTCCTGGAGCCCCGGGCTCGGTTCTACGCCGCCGAGGTGGCCAGCGCCATTGGCTACCTGCATTCTCTCAACATCATTTACAG GGACCTGAAACCAGAGAACATTCTCTTGGACTGCcag GGACACGTGGTGCTGACAGATTTTGGCCTCTGCAAGGAAGGTGTAGAGCCCGAGGAGACCACGTCCACGTTTTGTGGCACCCCTGAG TACTTGGCTCCAGAAGTGCTTCGGAAAGAGCCTTATGATCGGGCAGTGGACTGGTGGTGCTTGGGGGCGGTTCTCTACGAGATGCTGCATGGCCTG CCACCCTTCTACAGCCAAGACCTGTCCCAGATGTACGAGAACATTCTGCACCAGCCGCTGCAGATCCCTGGGGGCCGGACGGTGGCCGCCTGTGACCTCCTGCAAGCCCTTCTCCACAAGGACCAGAGGCAGCGGCTGGGCTCTAAGACAGACTTT CTTGAGATAAAGAGCCATGTATTCTTCAGCCCCATAAACTGGGATGACTTGTACCACAAGAGGCTGACTCCACCCTTCAACCCAAATGTG GCAGGACCTGCTGACTTGAAACACTTTGACCCAGAGTTCACCCAAGAAGCTGTGTCAAAGTCCATTGGCTGCACTCCCGACACTGTGGCCAGCAGCTCTGGGGCCTCAAGTGCCTTCCTGGGATTTTCCTATGCGCCGGAGGATGATGCCATCCTGGATTGCTAG